Below is a window of bacterium DNA.
GTCGATAGTAACATCGCTGGTCGCAACGGTAATACAGTTCAAATTCTGCGGGGTATATAAATCCGCAACTACGATATACGACCCCGGCTTCGATATCGTATATGGCGAGTAGGAAATATCAATGAGCCCAGCAGCGTATGAACTATTAGTGAACAGCACCAATAAAGTGATAAGTGTTAGTTTCGGTTTCATACGGTACTACCCTCCTTTTAAGAAGTATCAAGCACCATAGAATTTAGAATTGAAGGACAAATAAAAATTAATCCAAAATCTTGTTTGTCTAGCTTCAATATTTTATTCGTCCTTCGTTTAGTCTTGTTTAACATCAACCGAATCAACATAGATAAATAGGGTCGGTTTCCCTGGGCGATTGATACCAACAATCTGTACCGAATGATATCCGGTTAACGGTTTATACCCGAATTTCAGTTCACGCCATACTCCTTGTGCCCATTTACCTGGTTGCAGAATCGCGTTCCCGCTTTCGATAATAACACTCCCACTGGTCGTATTGAGACTATAGATGTAGAGATACACTTTCTGGGTATCGTTAATTGTTCCAGCGCCACTATATACCCAGAGCGACCCGATGACATCGTTCGTTCCATGCGGGAAATCAACTGCTTGGGTCAATTTTCCTTTCTGTCCAGCGGATTGATATCCGGATAGTATTCCGGTTCGTCCATCCAGATTGCTTAACCAGCTCCACGAACCAGCGCCCGGAGTAGGATTCGCATCACCATACGGTTCTACTAACCATCCACTAATGTCGGAAGTAAACCCTGCGTTGGTTAAGGTAACCGTTCCGGTCGGTTGCGGTGCACCAGCAACGACCCATACTTCATCTAGATATAAATTACTCGTTAATCCGGTTGCTGGCGGATTGATTCCAACCAGCTGGACACTCAATAACGTCGCCGTCGCATAAAACGAGGTTTTTATCTGCCGCCATATTCCAGTACCAGCAAACCCACCTTTCCCCGGCTGAATTATCGTATTGCTAGTAGCAATAATCGTGGTATCACTCATTAACTCCTGCAGATAGAGATATACTTTCTGCTGTTTGGTCGGGTCAGCGACATCCGTTGCCACTAACGCTGAAGCGGTATACCAGCCGGAACTCGGTACACTGAATACTTGGGTTAACTTTCCTTTCTGACCCGGGGTCTGGGATAACCGCAGAACACCAGTCTGTCCGGAATAATTGTTCTCCCAGGTGAGACTACCTGCACCCGGACCCGGCGGCACCGCATCGCCATACGGTTCGAATAGCCATTGGGTGGTATCGCTAGCCGTGGTAAACGAACCGTGATGATTTAAATATGGCGGAATGTATATTGCATTCGATATCGCATTGATATTAACCTGTGCTGGAAGATTATTCGCTCGTGCACTAAACAGCGGCGTGGTATTAAAAACATAACTCGTCGGGTTATAAGCAACTAAATCCGATTTGCTAAACCGAGTACCGCTTCCTGCGGGCAGCAAACTTTCCGCATCAAATGATAATGCCCATTGCGTGCTAGAAATCCGCATAACTGCATCCAGATTCGCTTGCGCTGGAATACCGCGCGCGAGCGCATCGAAATCTTTCCCGGTAAACCCGCTGCCAGCAAGATAGTGAACCATATCGCTCTTATGCACTAAACCAACTCCGGGGAGCGTTGCGGATTCCGCAAGCGAAAACGAAAACTCTAACGGACTTAACGAAATCACATCAACCGCATCGAGATTAACCTGGGCAGGAAGAATGTCTCCATCCCAAATTAACAGGACCGTAGAACCGTTCCATTGGAGTAAATCGCGTTTATACAAGAGATTTCCCTGAATGACTGCATCTTCGCCAATCGAAAAAATCAAATTATTCGGCCCATAATATTGCAAAGCATCAATGCTAACATTTTTCGGTAAGACAGCGGATAACGATGCAACTAGTGCAGTATAATTTCCTGCGCCGTCCGTAGAAATAACATCATATTTCTGGAACCGATGTGCGCTAAGTGTGAATCCTTCTTCTGGAGAAAAGATGAACTCGATCGCGATAACCGAACTGCATAACCAGCATAGTCCAATTAAAACAACCCCGATTATTTTATACATATATATTTCCCCTCCCTTCTTAACATAATTAGATTAGAACTCAATACCAACATGCGGTAGTGCTCACTAGCTTATCCCGAGTTTAAGTGCGAAGCCACTCACCTACCTTGCACCGACTTGTCCCCATCTTGCGATAGGAGAATACGAATACGCTGCATGACTAGAATCGGACTGGATTCTATGCCGTGGTTCTCATGCAACATTTTGGTTAGTTAGCGAACAGCGATATTATTTCAACCGGTCTTTTTCGACAAACCCAGATTAAAATCAAGTCTAAATTTATAAACTAATAATAGGTATTCTTGGTGATTTTGTCAAGTAAATAACCACTTTTTTGCGTCTTTCAAATAGAGTTTAATATAGGTCAACAATCAGCGGTTGTCATTCTTGTAATTTACTGCTTCCGTTTTTATTCTATAGGTTATGTTATTATTTTGTTTTGGCAGAGTATATTAAAGCACCAAAGCAAACCCCGAACGCTGGAGTTTGCTCAAGTACTCATAACAATATCCCTATTTATTTCATTAGAAATTAGAACAGTGATGGTTATCGAGCAAACCATGCAAAAATCTAGTTTGCTTTCAGCGAAACAATCAAACTGAAGTTTGAGTAATGCTTTAAGTATGCTCATTTTCTAGCGGCACCAGCCCAAATCGTGATAAAATTTTATTTGGTAGATATACAGGTGTTTCTGCTAAAAAACCAACGTATGGCAAGTCTGATGAATAAACACTATTTATTCCCGATTTGTATAATAGTACATTATCTTCTGCTTGCGGGCATGGCGCTGGGGATTCGTCCGCTAGTAATGAATTCTATTCTTGAAAACTCCCAGGGTCGAAAAACCGTTACGAAATTCGACATAGCTAAACAGCAGGGTAAAGAAGGGCGAATACTATGGTTCGATGCAACAGCAAACTTGGAAACCTTAAAAACCCGGGAAGGAGTAATTCGGATTCTCGATAAATGTACAACCGTTAAAATTAATACGATTGTGGTTGATGTTAAACCATTGAGCGGGTGTGTTCTTTACCGTAGCGAAATTGCACCACGATTAACTGAATGGAAAGGGAAACCGTATCCTGCAGATTATGATTTATTGCAAACTGTGATTGAAGAAGGACATCGGCGTGGATTGAAAGTCCATGCGGGTTTGAATGTCTTTTGTGAAGGACATAAATTGTTTAAGATTGGACCGGTATATGCATCTCATCCTGAATGGCAGAGCACCATCTATACGTCGCAAGGGTTGGTTCCGATAACAGCTAGTCCAGCCGGTTATGCGGCGATGGTCAATCCGATACTTCCTGAAGTGCAACAATATGAACTGGATATAATTCAAGAAATCCTGCTGAAGTATGATATTGATGGATTGATACTTGACCGTGTGCGATATAATGGTATTAACGCTGATTTTTCTGATTTTTCACGCAAGCGATTTGAGCAATATCTCGGGAGAAAACTAACTCGTTGGCCAGAAGATATCTATGTCCTGAATTCTGATTCCACTCGTACCCCAGGAAAATATTATCGGGATTGGATTTATTGGCGCGCGAAAAATATTTATGAGTTTTTTAAGAAAGTGCGCAGATTGGTTAACCGCACTAAACCGTCAATTGCGCTGGGAACCTATGCTGGTTCGTGGTATCCGAGTTATTATGAGGTCGGTGTAAACTGGGCGAGCCAGACATATCAGCCGAACGCAGATTGGACAAAAGATTGGATATCGCCACGGTATCGCAAAACCGGATACGCAGAACTACTCGATTATTTCTGTCCCGGCTGTTATTATAAGGAAATAACAAAATCGGAATTACTCGCGAAACAAGGACGACCTATAGGCCGCACCGAACCAAGTATGAGTCAAGCGTGGGAACAATGGAATTGTGTTGAGGGAGCCTGCGAAATGGTTGCAACAGCGGTTAATGATGCGAATTACGTTTACGGCACCATCTATGTTCTGGATTATAAAGGGAATCCAGAGCTGTTCAAACGGGCGGTCCAGATGTGTCAGCAAAAAACAAATGGCGTTGGTATCTTCGACTTGGTATATATTGAGGAATACGATTGGTGGCATATATTAGCGGAATGTTTTTCGCACCCGGCACAAGCTCCGCATGATAATAACTGATACCTCGAATAAAAGCAAGAAGTACCATCGTTGGCGTATATCCCGAACCTCGCAACAGAGGAGACACCTTGTGTTTTGATGTTCAACCTTGACCGCTCAAAAATTTGGATTTAAACCTGACGGTTTTTGGTGTTATTTTTCTCTGAATTACGTTCGGGGCTATTCATTCATCGGAAACCGAGTTGTCACCACTATCTTTCTAATGCGACTTCGGGTTTTATATAAATTATAGCAGTAGATTATACCCTGCGGGATAAAGTGATCTTGAATAAACTTTTCTCACTTGACAATCGTCTAATATTGGGATAAACTTTTACTTTGTAAGAATATCCGCAACAAAGACAAAATCTTATTTTAATATGGCAACCAAACAAGATAGCTTTGTGAAAATATTGGAAGAAGCGCAGCTGGTTTCTTCCGATAAGATTTCCGATGCGGTAGCTCATTCTGAAGAACTTGGGCAATCGTTACGGCAGACGTTAATCGAATCCGGTGAGGTTACTGAGGAACAAATCCTTTCTGCGATAGCGGAAAAAATGGGCATGAAAATTGTAGACTTGGATTTTATCCAGGTTCCACCGGATGTGGTTCAACGCGTGCCGGAAAAAACCGCAAAGTTTTACCATATTTTCCCCATAGAATATGCGGATAATACGCTTACCGTAGCGATGGCTGACCCGTTGAATGTCCAGATATTCGATGATTTAAAAATTATGCTCGGCTGTAATATAAAAGGCGTACTAGCGAAAGAAGAGCAGATTCAACGGGCAATAAAGAAATATTATGAAGGGAATATCATCGAACAGATGATAGAAAAAGTTACGGAAGAAGAGCGGAAATCGGTCGAAATGACGACGGATTATGAATTACCAGAAGAGAAACTAGCGGAAGAAGCGCCGGTAGTTAAACTGGTTAACTTATTATTCAAACAAGCGGTACATGATCGCGCATCGGATATCCATATCGAACCGTTTGCGCGTGGAGTTAAGGTTCGGTTCCGAATCGATGGCGTTTTGCACGAAATGACGCCGCCACCGAAACAATGGCAGAACGCGATTATCTCCCGAATTAAGATTCTTTCCGGAATGGATTTAGCGGAAAAACGAATCCCGCAAGATGGACGGATTAAACTGCATATCGAAGGGAAAAATTTAGATGTGCGTGTTTCTGCGCTGCCGGCGTTATACGGTCCGAGTATCGTCATGCGTCTCTTAGACCAGAGCACAGTTCTACTTGGGCTAGAAGATGTCGGTTTTTTACCCGATAATATCGAAATATTCCAACAACAGATTCGTAAACCGAATGGAATCTTACTGCTAACCGGACCAACAGGTTCCGGAAAAA
It encodes the following:
- a CDS encoding family 10 glycosylhydrolase, which translates into the protein MNKHYLFPICIIVHYLLLAGMALGIRPLVMNSILENSQGRKTVTKFDIAKQQGKEGRILWFDATANLETLKTREGVIRILDKCTTVKINTIVVDVKPLSGCVLYRSEIAPRLTEWKGKPYPADYDLLQTVIEEGHRRGLKVHAGLNVFCEGHKLFKIGPVYASHPEWQSTIYTSQGLVPITASPAGYAAMVNPILPEVQQYELDIIQEILLKYDIDGLILDRVRYNGINADFSDFSRKRFEQYLGRKLTRWPEDIYVLNSDSTRTPGKYYRDWIYWRAKNIYEFFKKVRRLVNRTKPSIALGTYAGSWYPSYYEVGVNWASQTYQPNADWTKDWISPRYRKTGYAELLDYFCPGCYYKEITKSELLAKQGRPIGRTEPSMSQAWEQWNCVEGACEMVATAVNDANYVYGTIYVLDYKGNPELFKRAVQMCQQKTNGVGIFDLVYIEEYDWWHILAECFSHPAQAPHDNN
- the gspE gene encoding type II secretion system ATPase GspE produces the protein MATKQDSFVKILEEAQLVSSDKISDAVAHSEELGQSLRQTLIESGEVTEEQILSAIAEKMGMKIVDLDFIQVPPDVVQRVPEKTAKFYHIFPIEYADNTLTVAMADPLNVQIFDDLKIMLGCNIKGVLAKEEQIQRAIKKYYEGNIIEQMIEKVTEEERKSVEMTTDYELPEEKLAEEAPVVKLVNLLFKQAVHDRASDIHIEPFARGVKVRFRIDGVLHEMTPPPKQWQNAIISRIKILSGMDLAEKRIPQDGRIKLHIEGKNLDVRVSALPALYGPSIVMRLLDQSTVLLGLEDVGFLPDNIEIFQQQIRKPNGILLLTGPTGSGKTTTLYAALSSINTVDKKLITVEDPVEYQINGINQMQVNTDIGLTFAVGLRHMLRQSPDVILVGECRDTETAEIAIRAALTGHLVFSTLHTNDAPSATTRLIDMGIKPFLVASSLQAVVAQRLIRKICNSCKEPYKPDAETIKLVNPPPEQRDDLVLYRGRGCEKCNYSGYKGRTAIHEIMVLNEEIRQLVLERTASNTIKKVAQKYGMRTLREDGMKKVLLGQTTPQEVMRITATDIA